A genome region from Natronobeatus ordinarius includes the following:
- a CDS encoding linear amide C-N hydrolase has product MCTRLVYLGPDDLVLTGRSMDWHGEIGTNLWVFPRGMERTGEVGPASLEWTAEYGSVVASAYDIATTDGMNEAGLVANVLWLTESDYPEWDGDTPGLAISLWAQYVLDNFATVAEAVESHRNEAFVVVSDEIPDEGRLATLHLSISDATGDSAILEYVDGELRIHHDREYQVMTNSPPFDQQLALDAYWSEIGGTVMLPGTNRPADRFARASFYVDAIPQTRDRRIATASVFGAIRNVSVPYGISTPDEPHISSTRWRTVADHRDRRYYFESALSPNVFWLDLEGVDFDADAGVRSLSLGEHQATVFAGDVADDLVETEPFAFLGVPAHSS; this is encoded by the coding sequence ATGTGTACCCGACTGGTGTATCTCGGACCCGATGACCTCGTGCTCACTGGCCGGTCGATGGACTGGCACGGCGAGATCGGAACCAACCTCTGGGTGTTCCCACGCGGAATGGAGCGAACGGGCGAGGTCGGCCCGGCCTCGCTCGAGTGGACCGCCGAGTACGGCAGCGTCGTCGCCTCCGCGTACGACATCGCGACGACCGACGGGATGAACGAAGCGGGGCTGGTCGCGAACGTCCTGTGGCTCACCGAATCGGACTATCCCGAGTGGGACGGCGACACGCCCGGACTGGCGATCTCGCTGTGGGCGCAGTACGTCCTCGACAACTTCGCGACGGTCGCGGAGGCAGTCGAGAGCCACCGGAACGAGGCGTTCGTCGTCGTCTCCGACGAAATTCCCGACGAGGGCCGACTCGCAACCTTGCACCTGTCCATCTCCGACGCCACGGGTGACAGCGCCATCCTCGAGTACGTCGACGGCGAGTTGCGGATCCATCACGATCGGGAGTACCAGGTGATGACGAACTCCCCGCCGTTCGACCAGCAACTCGCACTCGACGCGTACTGGTCGGAGATCGGCGGCACCGTCATGTTACCGGGAACGAACCGCCCGGCCGACCGGTTCGCCCGCGCGAGTTTCTACGTCGATGCGATTCCCCAGACCCGGGACCGTCGAATCGCAACGGCAAGCGTCTTCGGCGCGATCCGCAACGTCTCCGTCCCGTACGGGATCAGCACACCGGACGAACCGCACATCTCCTCGACGCGCTGGCGCACGGTCGCCGACCACCGCGACCGACGCTACTACTTCGAGTCGGCACTCTCACCGAACGTCTTCTGGCTCGACCTCGAGGGGGTCGACTTCGACGCCGATGCCGGCGTTCGATCGCTGTCGCTCGGCGAGCACCAGGCGACCGTCTTCGCAGGCGACGTCGCCGACGACCTCGTCGAAACCGAGCCGTTCGCGTTTCTCGGCGTCCCCGCTCACTCGAGTTGA
- a CDS encoding IS5 family transposase, translated as MQTLPKSRLLRFVEEAFQLAQRAVARYSSKFSKQRYTLHQHIVLLCLKVRKDTTYRTLLDELIEMPRIRNAINLTELPAPSTLCKAFDRLDMAVWRVLLNLSVSLLPTNGVVGIDASGFDRSHASKHYTKRAKLTIQQLKVTLLVDSKVNAVLDLHVTTTRKHDSQIAPSLIKRNPETIDILLGDKGYDDQKIRRLARQHEIRPLIKHREFTPLHKAWNARLDADLYGQRSQSETVNSTLKRKYGAFVRSRRWWKQFRELALACIVHNLDQAI; from the coding sequence ATGCAGACCCTCCCAAAGTCTCGGTTGCTCCGATTTGTCGAGGAAGCATTTCAGTTAGCGCAACGTGCCGTAGCTCGATACTCCTCGAAGTTCTCGAAGCAACGGTATACGCTCCATCAGCACATCGTTCTCCTCTGTCTCAAAGTTCGAAAGGATACGACGTATCGAACACTTCTCGACGAACTCATCGAGATGCCCCGTATCCGGAACGCAATCAATCTCACTGAACTCCCTGCGCCGTCTACGCTATGCAAAGCGTTCGACAGACTCGATATGGCTGTCTGGCGAGTGCTGCTCAATCTCTCTGTGTCACTGCTCCCGACCAACGGCGTTGTGGGGATCGACGCGTCGGGATTCGACCGCAGCCACGCCTCAAAACACTACACGAAACGAGCCAAACTCACGATTCAGCAACTCAAAGTAACACTGCTCGTCGATTCCAAAGTGAACGCAGTCCTTGATCTACACGTGACGACGACACGAAAACACGATAGTCAGATCGCTCCGTCGTTGATCAAACGCAACCCCGAGACTATCGACATCCTGCTCGGGGACAAAGGCTACGACGACCAGAAAATCAGACGGCTTGCCCGTCAACACGAGATTCGTCCACTAATCAAACATCGTGAGTTCACACCGCTTCACAAGGCATGGAACGCACGCTTAGACGCCGACCTCTATGGCCAACGGAGTCAATCAGAGACAGTCAATTCAACGCTCAAGCGGAAGTACGGTGCGTTCGTCCGTTCACGACGCTGGTGGAAGCAGTTCCGTGAACTCGCTCTTGCGTGTATTGTCCACAATCTTGACCAAGCAATCTAA
- the tnpC gene encoding IS66 family transposase translates to MSLGIGGSPESTDSAIRAEDSTHLRQQLVVKEFENRLLRRQLTAQQQQIENLQARLKWYENPNTPPSKQGGAAGSPGNDDSDEEENEDQGDDAGGDADAASDSSPGRDEGHEGTTRPPPEPEETIRVDRGYCPDCEQTLSNPDSYVSRTIIDIPLPIPTTVTEYELGKHHCSCGNEVVAEHPDCPETGRFGPNIMAQTALGRFHQRLPNRKQAELFEWELDLPISHRTIYNLTKRVADRLRPAYEDVKASVRESDVVYCDETGFPVDGEQHWAWTFVTDEEVLFWVDESRGSQVLEDVLGEEFAEDSTLSCDGWSAYRSYHTKLQRCWAHLLREAEYVAERYEEAEWLSAELHDLHDDLTAFDEEDPSASAREQMRAEASLHLEGLIREEYESQEVQKLIEKIRNGLGHWLTFVTEPDVDSTNNRAERALREQVVLRKMFRTLRSAEGVQIHETITTMLATWKRRGLDPPEQLQSILGGQELRLG, encoded by the coding sequence GTGTCGCTGGGGATTGGCGGATCGCCGGAATCGACAGATTCCGCGATCCGCGCTGAGGACAGTACGCATCTCCGCCAGCAGCTCGTAGTCAAAGAGTTCGAGAACCGTCTTCTCCGTCGTCAACTCACAGCACAGCAACAGCAGATCGAGAATCTGCAAGCACGCCTCAAGTGGTACGAAAACCCAAACACACCACCCAGTAAGCAGGGTGGCGCGGCTGGATCACCTGGCAACGATGACAGCGACGAGGAAGAGAACGAAGACCAAGGGGACGACGCTGGCGGCGACGCTGACGCCGCCAGCGACTCCTCTCCAGGACGTGACGAAGGTCACGAGGGAACAACTCGACCGCCTCCGGAACCAGAGGAGACTATTCGAGTTGATCGGGGATATTGCCCAGACTGTGAGCAGACACTCTCTAACCCGGACAGCTACGTCTCACGGACGATTATCGATATACCACTCCCCATTCCAACCACTGTCACCGAGTACGAACTCGGCAAACACCACTGTTCCTGTGGAAACGAGGTCGTTGCTGAACATCCTGACTGCCCGGAAACCGGGCGGTTTGGGCCAAATATCATGGCCCAAACCGCCCTTGGAAGGTTCCATCAGCGACTTCCAAACCGAAAGCAGGCAGAGTTGTTTGAGTGGGAGCTCGATCTCCCCATCTCCCACCGGACAATCTACAACCTGACCAAGCGGGTCGCAGACCGGCTGCGACCCGCGTATGAAGACGTCAAAGCCAGTGTTCGGGAGAGTGACGTCGTCTATTGTGATGAGACGGGCTTTCCTGTTGATGGAGAGCAACACTGGGCGTGGACGTTTGTTACTGACGAAGAGGTGCTGTTCTGGGTTGATGAGAGTCGTGGAAGCCAGGTGTTAGAGGACGTCCTCGGCGAGGAATTCGCCGAGGACTCGACGCTCAGCTGTGACGGCTGGTCGGCGTACCGGAGCTACCACACGAAACTCCAGCGATGCTGGGCGCATCTGTTACGGGAGGCAGAGTACGTTGCTGAGCGGTATGAGGAAGCAGAGTGGCTTTCTGCGGAGTTGCACGATCTCCACGATGACTTAACGGCGTTCGACGAAGAGGACCCGTCTGCCTCCGCCCGCGAGCAGATGCGGGCGGAGGCGTCGTTACACTTGGAAGGGCTGATCAGGGAGGAGTATGAGTCACAGGAGGTTCAGAAACTGATCGAGAAGATCAGGAACGGGTTAGGCCACTGGCTGACGTTCGTGACAGAGCCAGACGTCGATTCGACGAATAATCGCGCAGAGCGCGCTCTGCGCGAGCAAGTGGTGCTGCGGAAGATGTTCCGGACCCTCCGCTCAGCCGAAGGGGTCCAGATTCACGAGACGATCACGACCATGTTAGCCACGTGGAAACGACGAGGACTTGATCCACCTGAACAGCTCCAGTCCATCCTCGGTGGGCAAGAACTCAGATTAGGATGA
- a CDS encoding AI-2E family transporter: MELDRTFARRVGIGLVVLALFLLAAYVAVRFIAVLVFAVFLYYAVRPIYRFLERFGLPRRVRAILALVLFGVPFVVLLAYTLAIVALETQAFVEAYDVQDQVIEQTLEEVDVTGVDLEELQQVATGAAAQASLGVVLVSLAGAVDLLGSAFVQFLILVILTYYMLIDGPRFVSWLLETFDESGVLTAFVRATDPELSMTLFGNIVNVFVTAIVGVATFYTYNLFAPAAVQVPFPALIGALAGIGSLIPVVGIKLVYVPVTVVLAANAWLAGDLSLLVPVAVLFAVSAVVVDFIPDFFIRAHISGKQTHTGMLLVAYIVGPVVFGFYGLFLVPILLILVINATYVLLPYVLSGDPPDSRQSRLQEYADEHEASTEPAVTEQEPVVTRGNS; encoded by the coding sequence ATGGAACTCGACCGCACGTTCGCCCGGCGCGTTGGCATCGGGCTGGTGGTCCTGGCGCTGTTTCTCCTCGCCGCGTACGTCGCCGTGCGGTTCATCGCGGTGCTCGTGTTCGCGGTCTTTCTCTACTACGCTGTCCGTCCCATCTACCGGTTCCTCGAGCGATTCGGACTGCCGCGTCGCGTCAGGGCGATACTCGCGCTGGTGCTGTTCGGCGTCCCCTTCGTGGTGTTGCTGGCGTACACGCTCGCGATCGTCGCCCTCGAGACGCAGGCGTTCGTCGAGGCCTACGACGTCCAGGACCAGGTCATCGAGCAGACGCTCGAGGAGGTCGACGTCACCGGCGTCGATCTCGAGGAACTCCAGCAGGTGGCCACCGGGGCGGCCGCGCAGGCGTCCCTCGGCGTGGTGCTGGTGAGCCTCGCCGGGGCGGTGGATCTCCTCGGAAGCGCGTTCGTGCAGTTTCTCATCCTCGTCATCCTGACCTACTACATGCTGATCGACGGGCCGCGATTCGTCTCGTGGCTCCTCGAGACGTTCGACGAGTCGGGCGTGCTGACCGCGTTCGTTCGCGCCACGGATCCGGAGCTGTCGATGACGCTGTTCGGGAACATCGTCAACGTGTTCGTCACGGCGATCGTCGGCGTCGCGACGTTCTACACGTACAACCTCTTCGCGCCCGCGGCCGTTCAGGTACCGTTTCCGGCCCTGATCGGCGCGCTGGCGGGCATCGGGAGTCTGATCCCGGTCGTCGGCATCAAACTCGTTTACGTGCCGGTCACGGTGGTACTCGCGGCGAACGCGTGGCTCGCGGGCGACCTGTCGTTGCTCGTTCCCGTCGCGGTGCTGTTCGCCGTCAGCGCCGTCGTCGTCGACTTCATCCCCGACTTTTTCATCCGGGCACACATCAGCGGGAAGCAGACTCACACCGGAATGCTGCTGGTCGCGTACATCGTCGGCCCCGTCGTGTTCGGGTTCTACGGGCTCTTTCTCGTCCCGATCTTGCTCATCCTCGTGATCAACGCCACGTACGTCCTCCTGCCGTACGTGCTGTCGGGCGACCCACCCGACAGCCGCCAGTCGCGATTGCAGGAGTACGCTGACGAGCACGAGGCGTCCACGGAGCCGGCGGTGACCGAGCAAGAACCCGTCGTCACGAGAGGCAATTCCTGA
- a CDS encoding class I SAM-dependent methyltransferase, with amino-acid sequence MNEQEVGQYFDATADVYSHERGLDEIESWPVVDEFIDRMSTEGDRLLEIGCGDGLLLEYALEHTDVTEAHGLDISPEMLPDADADVRAHYVEGSATDLPLPFEPESFDFVVMSDVLHHLVGANRAQSKLKAQAALIEASTLLKPGGYLVVKDIYYRSPIGPDQLTSYAIFFGLKYFSGIASAIDEQAAPGLLVSFYTEGELLELLRQAGTTVVGTSVDVKTQPSIPRRALIGESACIRLYARKKPRISAR; translated from the coding sequence ATGAACGAACAGGAAGTTGGGCAGTACTTCGACGCGACGGCCGACGTCTACTCACACGAGCGGGGCCTCGACGAGATCGAATCCTGGCCGGTCGTCGACGAGTTCATCGACAGGATGAGCACCGAGGGGGACCGGTTGCTGGAGATCGGCTGTGGCGACGGTCTCCTGCTCGAGTACGCGCTCGAGCACACCGACGTCACGGAGGCACACGGGCTCGACATCTCGCCCGAGATGCTCCCCGACGCGGACGCCGACGTGCGAGCCCACTACGTAGAGGGGTCGGCGACGGATCTGCCGCTGCCGTTCGAGCCGGAGTCGTTCGACTTCGTCGTGATGAGCGACGTGCTCCACCACCTCGTCGGTGCAAATCGCGCACAGTCGAAGCTGAAAGCACAGGCTGCGTTGATCGAGGCGTCGACCCTCCTCAAACCGGGTGGATACCTCGTCGTAAAGGACATCTACTATCGAAGCCCGATCGGGCCCGACCAACTGACGTCGTACGCGATCTTTTTCGGGCTCAAGTACTTCTCCGGCATCGCGTCGGCGATCGACGAACAGGCCGCACCCGGCCTGCTGGTCTCGTTTTACACGGAGGGCGAACTGCTCGAGTTGCTTCGACAGGCTGGAACGACGGTCGTGGGCACGTCGGTCGACGTCAAAACGCAGCCGTCGATTCCGAGACGTGCGCTCATCGGCGAATCGGCCTGTATTCGACTGTACGCCAGGAAGAAACCGAGAATTAGCGCCAGATAA
- a CDS encoding carbohydrate kinase family protein produces MTGVPEVVAVGSALVDEQYLVSNLPKPDGGAYVNDESVAFGGVAANVAVALSRLGRSTGVVVRLGNDDNADAVEANLREEGVAVDRVTRSQDERSTYCKVFRDPDGRRMIVTGGGAAKHLTLEADDEAYLRSADVVFTNGFCPDRVTRQLCELAASGDVRLAFDLASPLDGLEGRGTERETVDELLEPLSLFVANETSIDSYLGVRGKAAVERLRARGVRRGALTRGERGAILWTDEELVEIPALDVDVVDTTGAGDAFVSGLIHKWLLEDESIDVAGRFATVAGGYNCTKTSARGGMVDEHQLEAVLNEAPVR; encoded by the coding sequence ATGACCGGCGTTCCGGAAGTGGTGGCGGTCGGCAGTGCACTCGTAGACGAACAGTACCTGGTCTCGAACCTGCCGAAACCCGACGGTGGCGCGTACGTCAACGACGAGTCGGTCGCGTTCGGCGGCGTCGCCGCCAACGTCGCGGTGGCGCTCTCCCGTCTGGGCCGGTCGACCGGCGTCGTCGTGCGGCTGGGAAACGACGACAACGCCGATGCGGTCGAGGCGAACCTCCGTGAGGAGGGCGTGGCGGTCGATCGCGTCACCCGGAGCCAGGACGAACGATCGACGTACTGTAAGGTGTTTCGCGATCCCGACGGGAGACGGATGATCGTCACCGGTGGCGGGGCAGCGAAGCACCTGACGCTCGAGGCCGACGACGAAGCCTACCTCCGGTCGGCCGACGTCGTCTTCACGAACGGCTTCTGTCCGGATCGCGTCACGCGCCAGCTGTGTGAGCTCGCCGCGAGCGGCGACGTTCGACTGGCGTTCGACCTCGCCAGCCCCCTCGACGGGCTGGAAGGGCGGGGGACCGAGCGGGAGACGGTGGACGAACTGCTGGAACCCCTCTCGCTGTTCGTCGCCAACGAGACGTCGATCGACTCGTATCTGGGGGTCAGGGGGAAAGCGGCGGTCGAACGACTTCGCGCCCGCGGCGTTCGTCGCGGGGCGCTGACCCGTGGTGAACGTGGGGCGATCCTCTGGACAGACGAGGAGCTCGTCGAGATCCCCGCGCTCGACGTCGACGTCGTGGATACGACCGGCGCGGGGGACGCCTTCGTGAGTGGACTGATCCACAAGTGGCTCCTCGAGGACGAGTCGATCGACGTCGCTGGCCGCTTTGCGACCGTCGCAGGCGGCTACAACTGCACCAAAACGAGCGCTCGTGGCGGGATGGTCGACGAGCACCAGCTCGAGGCCGTGCTGAACGAGGCACCAGTTCGGTAG
- a CDS encoding TIGR03885 family FMN-dependent LLM class oxidoreductase: protein MTALGYHASHEQFAPSALLEYVRLAEEVGFEHALASDHFHPWSETQGESGFVWSWLGSAMEATDMSFGTVNAPGYRYHPAIVAQAAATLREQYPGRFWFAVGSGQLLNEGITGTDWPVKEERNARLEECAEIMRRLWDGEEVTHHGRIDVEQAQLYSRPETAPPLIGAALSEETARWLAEWADGMITIATPDHEDDAARVEAFREHAPDKPIYLKAQHAYAEDDDAALEGANDQWRANCVPGAVTQELRTPEEFGELAAELDEGVVEENVRVSADLEEHIEWLEADRELDVDRVFVHNVTTNQEAFLEAFGEEVLPAFE, encoded by the coding sequence ATGACCGCCCTCGGCTATCACGCCTCCCACGAGCAGTTCGCGCCGAGTGCGCTCCTCGAGTACGTCAGACTCGCCGAGGAGGTCGGCTTCGAGCACGCACTCGCCTCGGATCACTTCCATCCGTGGAGCGAGACGCAGGGCGAGTCGGGATTCGTCTGGTCGTGGCTCGGCTCGGCGATGGAGGCGACCGACATGAGCTTCGGGACGGTGAACGCGCCCGGCTACCGCTACCACCCCGCCATCGTCGCCCAGGCGGCGGCGACGCTCCGCGAGCAGTACCCCGGCCGGTTCTGGTTCGCCGTCGGGAGCGGGCAGCTCCTCAACGAGGGGATCACGGGGACCGACTGGCCCGTAAAGGAGGAGCGAAACGCCCGCCTCGAGGAGTGTGCCGAAATCATGCGGCGACTCTGGGACGGCGAGGAGGTGACCCACCACGGACGCATCGACGTCGAGCAGGCGCAACTGTACTCGCGTCCCGAGACGGCCCCGCCGTTGATCGGCGCAGCACTTTCCGAGGAGACCGCCAGGTGGCTCGCCGAGTGGGCCGACGGCATGATCACGATCGCCACGCCAGATCACGAGGACGACGCGGCGCGAGTCGAGGCCTTCCGGGAGCACGCCCCCGACAAACCGATCTACCTCAAAGCCCAGCACGCCTACGCCGAGGACGACGACGCCGCACTCGAGGGCGCGAACGACCAGTGGCGGGCGAACTGCGTCCCCGGCGCCGTGACCCAGGAGCTGCGGACTCCCGAGGAGTTCGGCGAACTCGCCGCGGAGCTCGACGAGGGCGTCGTCGAGGAGAACGTCCGCGTCTCCGCCGACCTCGAGGAGCACATCGAGTGGCTCGAGGCAGACCGCGAACTCGACGTCGATCGGGTGTTCGTCCACAACGTTACCACGAATCAGGAGGCGTTCCTCGAGGCGTTCGGCGAAGAGGTGCTACCAGCGTTCGAGTGA
- a CDS encoding histidine kinase N-terminal 7TM domain-containing protein: MSQEFTTIHAVSLVAIGLLNLVLGALILRTRSRGDVLPLVTFLSGIALWTIPQGVLLVETDPVVGFVLAKTIDSGAVVMSTGLFHFAMAYTGREDWLRVRRLGVVYLVTGGWIVLTWTNGLHGLMHEPMQFTEVLLPVEEYQNPIYWVYVLYNWGLSGAGIYVFFLEYLDARGSEVYHKQARLVLLAPLIPGVANVLAHNETTAINYSVWGFGATGALIALALYRYRWLDLVPIARDSVVDGMRDGYLVVDYEQRVVDLNPAARSLLGEPRAVGKSIDVVLPECRPLLEGETRELTITRDNAIVDATVSAVRDERTEGVVLMLRDVTDQRQAEKRFQALIENVSDVITVIDEQGVFTYASPSVRTVLGYRPAAVVGRSLLEFVHDDDRPNAIDGFTVLRDGPAQETRFEYRVRHQDGSWVVLEGVAVDLFDNEIVGGIVINSRDVTDRIERERELERTNRRLDEFAGVISHDLRTPLGIAQTYSRFAEETAAEDDFQAIHDAHARMERMITNLLTMARTGTTLEEPSPVALRSVVEDAWTATRTGAATLECALEDDWTVVGDREQLLHVFENLFRNSVEHGSTSPHSQTREDAVEHGSTSPRSHVHEDAVEHGSTSPHSQAREDAVEHGAPRASARNARGDAAGHGPVTVRVEPLEEVRGFAVEDDGVGIPAAYRELVFERGHTTSDDGTGFGLAIVRDVIDAHGWNITICEGTDGGARFEIDVGGQEPEPTATERSSADRS; encoded by the coding sequence GTGAGTCAGGAATTCACGACGATTCACGCAGTCTCGCTCGTAGCGATTGGACTGCTGAATCTCGTCCTCGGCGCGTTGATCCTCCGGACGCGCTCGAGAGGGGACGTACTCCCGCTGGTGACGTTCCTTTCGGGGATCGCCCTGTGGACGATTCCGCAGGGTGTTCTCCTCGTCGAAACCGATCCGGTCGTTGGATTCGTCCTGGCGAAAACCATCGACTCCGGTGCGGTCGTCATGTCGACCGGGCTGTTTCACTTCGCCATGGCGTACACCGGGCGCGAAGACTGGCTCCGCGTCCGTCGCCTCGGGGTCGTCTACCTCGTCACTGGCGGCTGGATCGTCCTGACGTGGACGAACGGCCTCCACGGGTTGATGCACGAGCCGATGCAGTTCACCGAGGTGCTCCTCCCCGTCGAGGAGTACCAGAACCCGATCTACTGGGTGTACGTCCTCTACAACTGGGGGCTCTCGGGCGCGGGCATCTACGTCTTCTTCCTCGAGTACCTCGACGCCCGGGGGAGCGAGGTCTATCACAAGCAGGCGCGGCTGGTCCTGCTGGCGCCGTTGATCCCGGGCGTCGCGAACGTGCTCGCCCACAACGAGACGACGGCGATCAACTACTCCGTCTGGGGCTTCGGCGCGACTGGCGCGTTGATCGCGCTCGCCCTCTACCGGTACCGGTGGCTCGACCTCGTCCCGATCGCTCGCGACAGCGTCGTCGACGGGATGCGTGACGGCTATCTGGTCGTCGACTACGAGCAACGGGTCGTCGACCTCAACCCGGCAGCCCGGTCGCTTCTCGGTGAGCCGCGGGCCGTCGGAAAATCGATCGACGTCGTGCTTCCGGAGTGTCGGCCACTGCTTGAGGGTGAGACGCGAGAGCTGACGATTACCAGAGATAACGCGATCGTCGACGCGACCGTCTCGGCCGTCAGAGACGAGCGAACCGAAGGCGTCGTGTTGATGCTCAGGGACGTCACCGATCAGCGCCAGGCGGAAAAGCGGTTCCAGGCGCTGATCGAGAACGTCTCCGACGTGATCACGGTGATCGACGAGCAGGGAGTCTTCACCTACGCCAGCCCCTCGGTTCGGACCGTCCTCGGCTACCGTCCCGCTGCGGTCGTCGGCCGGTCGCTGCTCGAGTTCGTCCACGACGACGACCGTCCCAACGCGATCGACGGCTTCACCGTCCTCCGTGACGGCCCTGCCCAGGAGACGCGCTTTGAGTACCGGGTCAGACACCAGGATGGCTCCTGGGTCGTCCTCGAGGGCGTCGCCGTCGACCTGTTCGACAACGAGATCGTCGGCGGGATCGTGATCAACTCGAGGGACGTCACCGACCGAATCGAGCGCGAACGCGAACTCGAGCGAACCAACCGGCGACTGGACGAGTTCGCCGGTGTGATCAGTCACGACCTGCGAACACCACTCGGTATCGCACAGACGTACTCGCGATTCGCCGAGGAAACCGCAGCTGAGGACGACTTCCAGGCGATCCACGACGCCCACGCTCGAATGGAGCGGATGATCACGAACCTCCTGACGATGGCCCGAACCGGGACGACGCTCGAGGAGCCGTCGCCGGTGGCGCTCCGGTCGGTCGTCGAAGACGCGTGGACGGCGACGCGAACGGGAGCCGCCACGCTCGAGTGTGCCCTCGAGGACGACTGGACGGTCGTCGGCGACCGCGAGCAGTTGCTCCACGTCTTCGAGAACCTCTTTCGGAATTCCGTCGAACACGGTTCGACGAGCCCTCACTCGCAGACTCGCGAGGACGCCGTCGAGCACGGCTCGACGAGCCCTCGTTCACACGTTCACGAGGACGCCGTGGAACACGGTTCCACGAGCCCTCACTCGCAGGCTCGCGAGGACGCCGTGGAGCATGGCGCTCCACGAGCCTCCGCTCGCAACGCTCGCGGAGACGCCGCCGGACACGGTCCGGTGACCGTTCGAGTTGAGCCCCTCGAGGAGGTGCGAGGGTTCGCCGTCGAAGACGACGGCGTCGGGATTCCAGCAGCGTACCGAGAGCTGGTGTTCGAACGCGGGCACACGACGAGCGATGACGGAACCGGCTTCGGCCTCGCGATCGTCCGCGACGTGATCGATGCCCACGGCTGGAATATTACGATCTGTGAGGGAACCGACGGCGGTGCGCGATTCGAAATCGACGTCGGCGGTCAGGAGCCCGAACCGACCGCGACCGAGCGCTCGAGCGCCGATCGGTCGTGA
- a CDS encoding response regulator — MTTSDDTTVLIVDDEPLYADAHARLLEERYRVLTAYDGRVALDVIDDSVDVLLIDRRMPALSGDEVIETLEERGINCRRIMISAVDPDDDAVEVGVDGYLTKPVSGSELEECIESALG; from the coding sequence TTGACTACGTCGGATGACACAACCGTGCTGATCGTCGACGACGAGCCGCTGTACGCGGACGCCCACGCCAGACTGCTCGAGGAGCGCTACCGCGTGCTGACCGCCTACGACGGCCGCGTTGCCCTCGACGTCATCGACGACTCCGTCGACGTGCTGCTCATCGATCGACGGATGCCCGCCCTCTCCGGTGACGAGGTGATCGAGACGCTCGAGGAGCGAGGGATCAACTGCCGTCGAATCATGATTTCGGCGGTTGACCCCGACGACGATGCTGTCGAGGTCGGGGTCGACGGCTACCTCACCAAACCGGTCTCGGGGTCGGAACTCGAAGAGTGCATCGAGAGCGCCCTCGGGTGA